One genomic region from Thermodesulfobacteriota bacterium encodes:
- the lptD gene encoding LPS assembly protein LptD — MPIRFLLIPIILSLCLLYVTVLPTNAIAIEGGASPDNQPWLMYADKVTTLEDGKIIIAEGNVILSRGDMEVRADYIRYRRVDSLAWAKGHLNITMGEDILTGEEGEINLDRQTGTVKPGGLFLKKNNVHLKAAEIVRVAEDQYSLEEAVITTCDGEHPAWRFSCSHLDVTVEGYAKARHSAFWVRSLPVIYSPYLVLPAKTKRQSGLLFPELSYGERDGLSLNLPFYWAIDPCSDATFYQHYLSKRGWMEGVEYRYAGDQNSKGILLANYLHDRLEDDDYDKDGVFRSSRNRWWIRGKIDQYLPLDIMTILDLDLVSDRDYLHEFDDGLTGFTKTNQAILDNFGRSLADKTALVRESTAQINRRWTNFYLSGQCKYYDNLNRAERETTLQVLPSLNFQASRQALPDTPLYYEGNIDYIHYWRKQGIGMHRLDIYPKISWPLRIGPYLDLQGLFGVRETVYDVENYGDDSYAAQIKKDLPTRTLHNFQADLSTEVGRVFKLAGKSITKIKHTIKPSVVYDYLPVKDQNDLPNLDDVDRISSQNIVTYSLTNYLTTKQVRKDGGSVYKDIFRLKLSQSYNIREERRLLAAEERRRPFSNVSLEAELAPTDRIYARYDTSYNTYDSTCESYNGLLRLSDKRRDSLSVDYRYTKGSLHELNTGLSVVVTPAVTVSYENRRSLDLDKNLESKAGLNYQAQCWGVSVQFSKTREDRRFFVLFSLYGVGDFGPLAFAAAR; from the coding sequence TTGCCCATCAGGTTTCTCTTAATCCCGATTATTTTATCCCTATGCCTGCTTTATGTTACCGTCCTGCCGACAAATGCTATTGCCATTGAAGGAGGCGCAAGCCCTGATAACCAGCCGTGGCTTATGTACGCCGACAAGGTGACCACGTTAGAAGACGGAAAGATAATTATAGCTGAAGGTAATGTTATCCTCAGCCGTGGCGATATGGAGGTAAGGGCCGATTACATACGCTATCGCCGGGTGGATAGCCTGGCCTGGGCCAAGGGACATCTGAATATCACTATGGGAGAAGACATCCTCACCGGGGAAGAAGGCGAGATAAATCTGGATAGACAAACCGGTACGGTTAAGCCCGGAGGATTGTTCTTGAAGAAAAACAATGTACACCTGAAGGCGGCAGAGATAGTGCGCGTAGCTGAGGATCAATATAGTCTTGAGGAGGCCGTCATTACTACCTGTGACGGAGAACATCCCGCCTGGAGGTTTTCCTGCAGTCATCTGGACGTAACCGTGGAGGGTTATGCAAAGGCTCGACATTCGGCCTTCTGGGTCAGGTCTCTCCCTGTCATATACAGCCCGTATCTTGTATTACCGGCGAAAACGAAGAGGCAGTCCGGGTTATTATTCCCGGAGCTTTCTTACGGTGAAAGGGATGGGCTGAGTTTGAATCTACCTTTTTATTGGGCCATAGACCCCTGTTCTGATGCCACGTTTTACCAGCATTACCTGTCTAAACGGGGGTGGATGGAAGGGGTGGAATATCGCTATGCCGGCGATCAAAATTCTAAGGGCATCCTGCTGGCCAACTATCTCCATGACCGCCTGGAAGACGACGACTACGACAAGGACGGGGTCTTTCGCAGCAGCAGAAACCGTTGGTGGATACGGGGCAAGATAGATCAATACCTCCCGCTGGATATTATGACCATCCTGGATTTGGACCTGGTAAGCGATCGTGACTATCTCCATGAGTTTGATGACGGCCTCACCGGTTTTACCAAGACCAATCAGGCGATTCTCGATAATTTCGGCCGGAGCCTGGCGGATAAGACCGCTCTAGTCAGAGAATCGACCGCCCAGATAAACAGACGGTGGACGAATTTTTACTTATCCGGGCAGTGTAAGTACTATGATAACCTTAACCGTGCCGAGCGTGAGACTACCCTGCAAGTCCTGCCTTCGCTCAATTTTCAGGCCTCCAGGCAGGCCCTACCCGATACGCCGCTCTATTATGAAGGAAATATCGACTATATCCACTACTGGCGTAAACAGGGCATCGGTATGCATCGCCTTGATATCTATCCCAAGATTTCCTGGCCGCTGAGGATCGGTCCCTATCTCGATCTTCAGGGTCTTTTTGGCGTCAGGGAGACGGTCTATGATGTGGAAAACTATGGCGATGACTCTTATGCCGCGCAGATAAAAAAAGACCTGCCCACACGCACCCTCCATAACTTCCAGGCCGACCTTTCCACCGAAGTAGGCCGGGTCTTTAAGCTGGCCGGGAAATCAATAACCAAGATCAAGCATACCATTAAACCATCGGTGGTTTATGATTACCTGCCGGTCAAGGACCAGAACGATCTACCCAATCTGGATGACGTTGATCGTATAAGCTCTCAAAATATCGTTACCTATTCGCTGACGAACTACCTGACCACCAAGCAGGTCAGGAAAGATGGCGGGTCAGTATATAAAGATATTTTCCGTCTTAAACTGAGTCAGAGCTACAATATCAGAGAGGAACGCCGGCTATTGGCTGCCGAAGAAAGGCGGCGGCCATTTTCCAATGTGTCTTTGGAGGCCGAGCTTGCCCCCACAGATAGGATATATGCCCGGTATGATACATCTTATAATACATATGATAGCACCTGTGAGAGTTATAACGGATTGTTGAGGCTTTCAGATAAGCGCAGAGACAGCCTTTCTGTTGATTATCGTTACACAAAAGGCAGTCTGCATGAACTCAATACAGGCCTCTCGGTGGTTGTGACTCCGGCCGTTACCGTTAGTTATGAAAACAGACGGTCTTTGGATTTAGATAAGAATTTGGAATCAAAGGCCGGCCTTAATTACCAGGCCCAGTGCTGGGGGGTCAGTGTCCAGTTTAGCAAGACACGAGAAGATCGCCGCTTCTTTGTCCTCTTTTCTCTTTATGGGGTGGGTGATTTTGGCCCGCTGGCATTCGCGGCGGCCCGCTAG
- a CDS encoding folylpolyglutamate synthase/dihydrofolate synthase family protein: protein MNNYQEAVDYVTSLEFFGIKLGLKNITTLLAAMGNPHRQFKSVHIAGTNGKGSVSAMLSAIFTEAGYKVGLYTSPHLVSIRERFRINERIISEERFYRLTTEVKAALAADIPVTYFEFTTATAFLLFAREKVDLAIVETGMGGRLDATNVLTPELAVITNIGRDHEAHLGRSLFSITREKAGIIKPGLSLVTGVHQPKLLGAIQESCRAFDNSIYVFGQHFRIRRVGMNGFSYQGMWRKLTGLEVGLQGQHQLGNAALAMAVIELMGSKGLSVDEKVIGEGLKKVNWPGRQEVFDGSPTILIDGAHNPSGVKTLCRALSRDFVYNRLILIWGGMADKDHRAMLKQLAPMAQAIIFTKPRNRRAADPDMLSAQLGLLGGAVYLTSQVSEAINKAKILAEENDLICIAGSLYLVGEAREIIQPSFLH from the coding sequence ATGAATAATTATCAGGAAGCCGTTGATTACGTAACCAGTCTGGAATTCTTCGGCATCAAGCTAGGACTGAAGAATATCACCACCCTGCTTGCTGCCATGGGGAACCCCCACCGTCAGTTTAAATCTGTACATATTGCCGGAACCAATGGCAAGGGTTCTGTAAGCGCCATGCTTTCGGCCATTTTTACCGAAGCAGGATATAAAGTCGGTCTTTATACCTCACCCCACTTGGTCAGTATTCGGGAAAGATTTCGTATTAATGAGCGTATCATTTCGGAAGAGCGTTTTTACCGGCTGACTACGGAGGTCAAGGCCGCTCTGGCCGCGGACATCCCGGTAACCTATTTTGAATTTACCACGGCCACGGCCTTTTTACTCTTTGCCCGGGAAAAGGTGGATTTAGCTATTGTGGAGACGGGCATGGGGGGGCGGCTGGATGCCACCAATGTTCTCACTCCGGAGTTAGCGGTCATCACCAATATTGGCCGTGACCATGAGGCCCATCTGGGCAGGTCTCTGTTCTCTATAACCAGAGAGAAGGCCGGGATCATCAAACCAGGACTTAGCCTGGTTACCGGCGTTCACCAGCCTAAATTGCTTGGCGCTATCCAAGAAAGCTGCCGGGCCTTTGATAACTCCATTTATGTCTTCGGGCAGCATTTTCGCATCCGCCGGGTTGGGATGAACGGATTCTCCTATCAAGGAATGTGGCGCAAACTGACCGGTCTCGAGGTCGGATTACAGGGGCAGCACCAGCTTGGCAACGCTGCTTTAGCCATGGCTGTCATAGAACTCATGGGCAGCAAAGGGTTGTCTGTGGATGAAAAAGTGATAGGTGAAGGCTTAAAGAAGGTTAACTGGCCCGGACGGCAAGAGGTATTTGATGGGAGCCCTACCATATTGATTGATGGGGCCCATAATCCTTCCGGGGTAAAGACCCTTTGCCGGGCCCTGTCCAGGGATTTTGTCTATAATCGGTTAATCCTGATCTGGGGAGGGATGGCGGATAAAGATCACCGGGCCATGTTAAAGCAACTTGCGCCGATGGCCCAGGCCATCATCTTTACAAAGCCCCGGAATAGAAGGGCTGCGGATCCAGACATGCTTTCAGCCCAACTGGGACTCCTTGGCGGAGCAGTTTATCTGACTAGTCAGGTCTCTGAGGCCATTAACAAAGCCAAAATACTGGCCGAAGAAAACGACCTCATCTGCATCGCGGGTTCTCTATATCTGGTCGGCGAGGCCCGCGAGATAATACAACCCTCATTTCTTCATTGA
- a CDS encoding 3',5'-cyclic-nucleotide phosphodiesterase, which yields MEIRVLGCYGSEMPGFRPTSFLINKSLLLDAGAITSVLSLEEQLQITHILITHSHLDHIKDILFLADNIIEQNYHPICIVSLPAIIEQIKVHILNNSIWPDFTVIPERGPVLIYLHLDEEKDIQLNEITCKAIKVDHTVEAVGYIVRDCNGAIIYTGDTGATQRIWDLARTLKDLRAVIVEVSFPDELRELAALSGHLTPALLHKELSKMNRPDVPVYVFHMKPMHLERIQEELKYLPPFLVKPLTQGDLIII from the coding sequence ATGGAAATAAGAGTCCTGGGGTGCTATGGCTCTGAAATGCCCGGTTTTCGGCCTACTTCTTTTTTGATCAATAAGAGCTTACTGCTGGATGCCGGGGCTATAACTTCCGTACTTAGTCTCGAAGAGCAATTGCAGATAACCCATATCCTCATCACCCATTCCCATTTAGATCACATTAAAGACATCCTCTTCCTGGCTGACAACATTATCGAGCAAAATTATCACCCTATATGTATTGTCAGCTTGCCCGCGATTATTGAACAGATTAAGGTACATATACTCAATAATTCAATCTGGCCTGACTTTACGGTTATACCGGAGAGAGGCCCGGTTTTAATTTATCTCCACCTGGATGAGGAAAAGGACATTCAGCTAAATGAAATTACCTGTAAGGCAATTAAGGTGGACCACACGGTAGAAGCGGTAGGCTATATAGTTAGAGACTGTAATGGCGCCATAATTTATACCGGAGACACCGGCGCCACGCAGCGCATCTGGGATCTGGCGCGAACCCTCAAAGACCTCCGTGCGGTTATCGTGGAGGTATCATTCCCTGACGAGTTGCGTGAGTTGGCGGCGCTAAGCGGTCACCTTACCCCGGCCTTGCTGCATAAGGAACTATCTAAAATGAATCGCCCGGATGTGCCCGTCTATGTCTTTCATATGAAACCCATGCACCTGGAACGTATTCAAGAGGAGCTAAAATATCTTCCCCCCTTCCTGGTAAAGCCCTTGACACAGGGTGACCTTATCATTATATAA